In Fusobacterium massiliense, the genomic stretch TGTATTTTCCCTTTAAAAATTAAGAAAGCTACAATTATTCCAACAAAAGCAGCTACTGGTCCAGGTAATTGATAAAAAGCTAATTTTGTTCCTTTTAAATGTAATAATATTCCTGTTCCAAGATATATCAAAATAAACACAATAAATGGTACTAATCCTATAAAACTTTTCTTATTTTCATCGTTTTCCATAGCGTTTCCTCCACAATTTTATAGTACAGTTTACTTCTCTACTCATTCCTTCTATTTAATTTTTTCAAGACCTTGTTCTAAGTCAGCTATTATATCTTCAACATTTTCAAGACCAACAGATAATCTTACTAAACCATCTGTAATTCCTGCTTTTAATCTTTCTTCTTTTGTGTAAGGAGAATGTGTCATTGAAGCAGGGTGTTGTATTAAAGTTTCTGTATCCCCTAAAGAAACAGCCAAAGAACACAATTTTAAATTATTTAATAAAGTTATTCCTGCTTCATATCCTCCTTTTAATTCAAATGAAATCATTCCACCAAAAGCTTTCATTTGTTTTTTAGCTATCTCATATCCAACATGTCCAGCTAATCCTGGATAATATACTTTATCTATTTTAGAATGTTTATCTAAAAATTCAGCTACTATTTGAGCATTTTTACAATGTCTTTCCATTCGTACTTCAAAAGTTTTCATTCCTCTAATTGCATAATAAGCATCTTGAGGTCCTAAAACAGAACCTGTCATATCTTTCAATCCAACAAAACGAATTTGAGTTGCAAGTTCTTTATTAGTTATAACTAAACCCGCTATTACATCTCCGTGTCCATTCAAATATTTCGTTACCGAATGAACTACAATATCGGCACCTAAAGTTAAAGGTTTTTGTATATAAGGTGTAGCAAAAGTATTATCTACAACAACTAAGGTATTTGGATTCTTATGTGCTATTTTACTAACTTCTTCTAAGTCAACTATTTTTAAATTAGGATTAGCAGGCGTTTCAAGGTAAACAACTCTTGTATTTTCTCTCATAGCTGCTTTTACTTCTTCTAAATTTGAAGTATCAACAAAAGTTACATCTATCCCAAATTTAGTTAAACCATGACTCATCAAAGCAAAAGTACAACCATAAAGTGTTTTATCAGTCACAATATGATCTCCAGCTTTTAAAACAGTCCATAATGTTGAAGCAATAGCTCCCATACCAGAACTAGTCGCTATAGCTGCTTCTCCTTCTTCGAGAGCTGCTATTTTTTCCTCTAAAACTGTTGTTGTCGGATTCCCTAATCTCGTATAAATATATCCTCCTTCTTCTAAAGCAAATCTTCTTCCACCTTGTTCTGCTGAATCAAAAATAAAAGTTGAAGTTTGATATACAGGTACTGCTAAAGTCCCATATAAATTCTTAACTGTTCCTGAATGTATAGCCACTGTCCCTAACCCTTTTTTTCTCATTTCCATAATCTAGTCCTCCTTATATAATAAAATTTGATATTTTAATTTTTTATATTATAATAATAGTATTAATAGTTTTAAATTTCAATATTTTATACTAAAAACTGTCATAGTACACTTTTATAAGGAGGATATTTCTATGAAAGATTCAATTATTAGAGAATCTGATATCTCTATTTCAACTCAACTTTATGATATTTTAAGGAAAACTATTATTGAAAAGAAATGGAAAGAAAATCAAAAATACTATTCTGTAAGACAATTATCTATAAGATATAACGTTAATCCAAATACTGTTTTAAAAGTAATACATATTTTAGAAGACGAAGGATATTTATATAGTGTGAAAGGTAAAGGTTGTTTTATAAAAAAAGGTTATAACAACGATATTAGTGTGAGAATGACACCCATTTTAAACACTTTTAAATTCGGGCAGTTTTCTAAAGAAACTGAAATTAATCTTTCAAATGGAGCACCCCCTAAGGAATTTTTTCCTATCAAAGATTATAATAAATTATTAAATGAAATTTTAAACGATAAAGAAAATATAAATTCTTTGATGGGTTATCAAAATATACAGGGCTTAGAAAGTTTAAGAGAAGTTTTAAGTGATTTCACAAAAAAATATGGAATTATTTCTGATAAAAATAATATGATTCTATGTTCTGGTACTCAAATGGCACTTCAACTTATTAGTACCTCTTTTGGAATAAATCCTAAAAAAACTATAGCATTATCTAATCCAACCTATCAAAATGCAATCTTTATATTAAAAAACTTTTGTGATATTGAGTATATAGACTTACAATATGATGGCTGGAATATGAAAGAGTTTGAAAATTTATTAAAAAATAAAAAAATAGATTTTGTTTATATTATGACAAATTTTCAAAATCCAACTGGAATTAGTTGGAGTTTTGTTAAAAAAAGACATTTATTGGCTCTTGCTGAAAAGTTTGATTTTTATATTATTGAAGATGAATGTTTTTCTGATTTTTTTTATTACTCTCAAAAAACTCCTCATTCTTTAAAAGCATTAGATAAAAATGATAGAGTTTTCTTTATTAAAACTTTTTCAAAAATTGTTATGCCAGGAATTTCTTTAGCTTTATTTATTCCACCTAAAAAATATATAGAAAACCTAAGCTTAAACAAATATTTTATTGAAACTACAACATCTGGAATAAATCAAAAATTTTTAGAATTTTTTATTAAAAGAGGGCTTTTAGACAAACACCTATCTAACCTTAGAAATGTTTTAAAAGAAAAAATGGATTTCACTTTAAACTTACTTCAAAATATTAAGCATATTGAAGTTATATTTGAGCCTAAAGGTGGCTTTTTTATTTGGCTCAAACTTGCACACTACATAGATAGTGAGAAATTTTATTATAAGTGTAAACTTCGTGGGCTTAGTATTCTTCCAAGCTTTGTTTTTAGCTCTACTACTAAAGAGTTGAAATCAAGAATAAGAATTAGTATAGTTTCGGCTTCTATGCAAGAAATTAAAAAAGGTGTTGAAATAATAGAAGATATTCTGAATCATTGTGAAAATTTAGATATGTAAATAAAGTCTCTGACGTCCGTATTAGTTCGAAGAGCCTGTATTCATTGAGCTCGTAGAACTCATACGGCTGTCAAGAGACTAATAAGCATTTAAATTTATACTTTCCTATAGAATAAATAAAATCCCCTGACAGTCCTATAAGTTTTTACAAGTCAAATAGATGTCAGGGATTAATTTTATTTATAAATTTATTTTATCTTTACTGCTGTTTCTAAAGCTAGTTCTATCATTTCTGAAAAACTTTTTTCTCTCTCTTCTGAAGTAGTAATTTCAGGACTAACTAAAGAATCAGATACAGTTAAAATTGATAAAGCTTTAGTCTTATATTTTGAAGCCAGTGTATAAAGTCCTGCCGTTTCCATTTCAACAGCTAACACTCCAAAATCTGCCCATTTTTTGTAATAATTTGGATCATCGTTATAAAATTCATCACTCGTTAATACATTTCCTGCTTTTATATTAATTTTTAACTCTTTTGAAGTTTCTAGTAATTTTTCGAACAGTTCAAAATTTGCTGTCGGTGAAAAATTTCCATTTGGAAATCTTCTATTATTTATATTTGAGTCTGTAGAAGCTGACATTGCAACAACAACATCTCTTATTTTAATTTCTTTTTGATATGAACCTGCTGAACCGACTCTAATTAAATTTTTTACACCATAGTCTTTCATTAACTCTGTAGCATAAATACTCATTGAAGGAATCCCCATTCCTGTACCTTGAACAGATATCCTTTTCCCTTTATATACTCCTGTAAATCCAAACATTCCTCTTATATCTGAATAACAAACTACATCTTCTAAATATTTTTCAGCTATCCATTTAGCTCTCTTTGGATCTCCAGGTAATAAAACAGTATCAACAATTTCTCCCATCTTAGCTGCAATATGAATACTCATAAACACTCTTCTCCTTATTTTTAGTTATCTCTAGTATATCCAAAAGAAGATAAAATTATTTCTTCTCGTTCTCTCATTATTTTCTTATCTTCTTCTTCTATATGATCATAGCCTAAAATATGTAATATTCCATGTGTTAAAACATAATAAAATTCTCTTTTAAATGAATGATTATATTCTTTAGCTTGTTCTTCTACCCTTTCAAGAGAAATAATAATATCTCCCAAAGTATCATAGGGTCCTATATTAAAATCTTCTGTTTCATGATAAGCAAAGGAAATTACATCAGTTGGGGCATCTTTTGATCTAAAATCTCTATTAATAACTTGTATTTTTTCATTATCTGTCAATAATAAAGATAAATAAAGTGGTCTATCTGACTCAATCTCTTCAATTTCTAATACTTTCTTTATATAGTTTTCTAAATAATCATTCGCATTTAATTCATCTATAAATTCATCAAATTTTTCATCTGATATATCACAACTAAAATCAACTACTAAATCCATTTTCTCCTCCATTTTTATTTTTGACCAGGGTATTTAATTCTTTCATGATATATAGCACTAAACGTCTTTAAGAAAGAATTTATTATAGTTTCAACTTCCTTAAATGTTATATTTGCATCTGAAAGCTGATTGTCACTAATTTTCGCATTAACAATTCTTCTAACCATTTCCTCAATCTTAACAGGATCTTTTACATCTAAAGATCTAACAGCAGCTTCTATCGAATCAGCCAAAAGAATTACAGCTGATTCCTTTGATTGAGGCTTTGGTCCAGAATATCTAAATTCTTCTTCAGGTATTTCAGGATTATCTTTCTTCACTTTATTATAAAAATAAGCAAGTAAAGTTGTTCCTTGGTGTTCAAACATAATATCTCTAATTTCTTTTGGAATTTTATATCTCTTAGCCATTTCAGCTCCCTCTCTAGTATGAGCTAAGATTATCATTTTACTCATAAAAGGAGAAATACTGTCATGTAAATTTGTCCCATTAGATTGATTTTCCACATAATATTGAGGTCTTTTTGTTTTTCCAATATCATGATAATAACAAGCAACTCTTGTAAATATAGCATCTCCTCCAATTTCAATAACTGCATTTTCAGATAAAGTTGCAACCATCATTGAATGTTGGAAAGTTCCCGGAGCTTCTATCGAAAGCTTTCTAAGTAACGGATGAGATAAATCTGCTAACTCTATAAGTCTAAAGACAGTTAATATATTAAATGTCTTTTCAAAATATGGTAAAAGAGCTATTGTTATCATTCCAGAAAACATTCCAGAAACAAACATTTTAATTGTATTTAAAGCCACTTCAAAACTTTCTTCAACTGAAAAGAAACTCAAAATTAAGTATAAAAGTATTTTTAAAATAGCTAATTGTATTCCAGTAGCAATTATTGAAGATCTAGTTCCCATATTTTTACTTAAAAAGCCTGTTGCAAGTATTGTAATTACTTCGACTGTAAAATACTTTAAATCATAATCTGTCATCGGTAATATATAAGCTAACATTATCATAGTTAAAAATATACTAAATCTAGGCCTAGTTATAAATAATAACAATAATAATATTGTATCAAAAGGCAATAAGTATATCATTGAGCTTGGAACTATTCTAAATAATAGTAAAGTGACTACTGTTAAAAGAAAACAGGCCCTATATTTATTTTTTTGTAGTATTTCTCTGCTATAAAATCTTAATGTAACTACATTAAATATACTTGAAATTACCAATAAAAATACTATATTTAGAAGAATTATAAATATACTCATTTTATAGTTATATATTCCTAATTTATCTAAAATATTTATTTTTCTTTCTGTTAAAACCTCTCCTGTTTTTGCTATTAATGTTCCAGCTTTTATTTCTATATACTGATCTTTTATTTGTGAAACTTTTTCACTTATTATATTTTTAGTTTTTTCTTCATCATAAATATAGTTTGGTACTAAAAAATTCTCTACAATCTCTTTTTCTAAACTATTTAACTCGTTTATTTCGGAATTTACAGGTTCATTTATTTTTATTGAGTTATTCTCTCTATATACTCCTTGTGAGTAAGCTTTTTTCAGTATTTTCCCAATTTTTTCAAATGTTTTATTGATTGTTTTTTCATCTTTTTCTAAAATTCTTTTTATTAATTTACTCGAAAGTGCTTTCCCTGTCTTTTTTTCAAAACTACCGTAATCAAAATTTTCTAACTTTCCCTTTTTTATAGCTATTATTTCTTTATCAAAATTTTCAAATTCTGTTAAATATATATCAGCTGCATCACTTGAATAAATATATTCTTTATCAAAATTATTTATCATATCCTGTATTATCTTATCTTTTGCAGCTTTATCTCTAAAAACAATAGTTTTAGATGAATATATATCCGATTTTACAACATCTCCAACCATATAGTTATTATTTCTAAATAATATTGGTATTTTTGAAGATATTGTTATCAAGAAAAATGCTAAAAGTAAGTAAAATACTTTTTCTTTGAGCAAATAACTATCGGAAAATTTTTCTTCTTCATTTTCTTCAGTTTTTTTTATATCCAAAGAAAATTTAAAGCCAAATAAAGTAAATTTTTTCATACTTTTCTCCTTACAACAAATCTAATATCTCTTTTTTCTCAAGTAATTTAATTTTTTTCATTGGAAGTGCTTTTATAAAGGATGAACCATATCTTTTTTTATAAATTCTACTATCCAATATAAATATATTTCCACTATCTGTTTTTTTTCTAATAAGACGTCCTACACCTTGTTTAAATTTTATAATAGCCTCTGGTAATTGAAAATCACTAAATGAATTTCCTCCATTTTCCTCTATTCTTCTACTAACAGCTGCAACTACGGGGTCTGTTGGAACTAAAAACGGAAGTTTAACTATAATTACATTACTTAAATTTTCCCCTTGAACATCTACTCCTTCCCAAAAAGAAGTAGTTCCAAATAAAACTGGGTTTTTCGCCTCTTTAAATTCCTTTATTATATGACTTCTTTGTTTTTCACCATGTAGAAATACTTCAAAACCTAATCTTTTTAAATTATTTTGTATTGAATAGTAAATAGCATTCAACATACTGTATGAAGTAAATAAAATGAATGCTTTCCCCTTTGTTTTTTTCAATATATCTAAAATAAACTTACTTCCATCATTAATAAATGCATTTATATTTTCTGAATCCAATATATCTGTTGGTATATAAACTGACATTTGTTCTTCATAATTAAAGGGAGAGTCTATAATTTTTTCTCTACATTTTTCTCCATTAAGCCCCAGAGAATTTTTAAAATATTTAAAACTTCCATCTGTTGCTAAAGTTGCTGAAGCAAAAAC encodes the following:
- the megL gene encoding methionine gamma-lyase, which gives rise to MEMRKKGLGTVAIHSGTVKNLYGTLAVPVYQTSTFIFDSAEQGGRRFALEEGGYIYTRLGNPTTTVLEEKIAALEEGEAAIATSSGMGAIASTLWTVLKAGDHIVTDKTLYGCTFALMSHGLTKFGIDVTFVDTSNLEEVKAAMRENTRVVYLETPANPNLKIVDLEEVSKIAHKNPNTLVVVDNTFATPYIQKPLTLGADIVVHSVTKYLNGHGDVIAGLVITNKELATQIRFVGLKDMTGSVLGPQDAYYAIRGMKTFEVRMERHCKNAQIVAEFLDKHSKIDKVYYPGLAGHVGYEIAKKQMKAFGGMISFELKGGYEAGITLLNNLKLCSLAVSLGDTETLIQHPASMTHSPYTKEERLKAGITDGLVRLSVGLENVEDIIADLEQGLEKIK
- a CDS encoding aminotransferase-like domain-containing protein; translated protein: MKDSIIRESDISISTQLYDILRKTIIEKKWKENQKYYSVRQLSIRYNVNPNTVLKVIHILEDEGYLYSVKGKGCFIKKGYNNDISVRMTPILNTFKFGQFSKETEINLSNGAPPKEFFPIKDYNKLLNEILNDKENINSLMGYQNIQGLESLREVLSDFTKKYGIISDKNNMILCSGTQMALQLISTSFGINPKKTIALSNPTYQNAIFILKNFCDIEYIDLQYDGWNMKEFENLLKNKKIDFVYIMTNFQNPTGISWSFVKKRHLLALAEKFDFYIIEDECFSDFFYYSQKTPHSLKALDKNDRVFFIKTFSKIVMPGISLALFIPPKKYIENLSLNKYFIETTTSGINQKFLEFFIKRGLLDKHLSNLRNVLKEKMDFTLNLLQNIKHIEVIFEPKGGFFIWLKLAHYIDSEKFYYKCKLRGLSILPSFVFSSTTKELKSRIRISIVSASMQEIKKGVEIIEDILNHCENLDM
- the deoD gene encoding purine-nucleoside phosphorylase, with amino-acid sequence MSIHIAAKMGEIVDTVLLPGDPKRAKWIAEKYLEDVVCYSDIRGMFGFTGVYKGKRISVQGTGMGIPSMSIYATELMKDYGVKNLIRVGSAGSYQKEIKIRDVVVAMSASTDSNINNRRFPNGNFSPTANFELFEKLLETSKELKINIKAGNVLTSDEFYNDDPNYYKKWADFGVLAVEMETAGLYTLASKYKTKALSILTVSDSLVSPEITTSEEREKSFSEMIELALETAVKIK
- the ybeY gene encoding rRNA maturation RNase YbeY yields the protein MDLVVDFSCDISDEKFDEFIDELNANDYLENYIKKVLEIEEIESDRPLYLSLLLTDNEKIQVINRDFRSKDAPTDVISFAYHETEDFNIGPYDTLGDIIISLERVEEQAKEYNHSFKREFYYVLTHGILHILGYDHIEEEDKKIMREREEIILSSFGYTRDN
- a CDS encoding HD family phosphohydrolase, coding for MKKFTLFGFKFSLDIKKTEENEEEKFSDSYLLKEKVFYLLLAFFLITISSKIPILFRNNNYMVGDVVKSDIYSSKTIVFRDKAAKDKIIQDMINNFDKEYIYSSDAADIYLTEFENFDKEIIAIKKGKLENFDYGSFEKKTGKALSSKLIKRILEKDEKTINKTFEKIGKILKKAYSQGVYRENNSIKINEPVNSEINELNSLEKEIVENFLVPNYIYDEEKTKNIISEKVSQIKDQYIEIKAGTLIAKTGEVLTERKINILDKLGIYNYKMSIFIILLNIVFLLVISSIFNVVTLRFYSREILQKNKYRACFLLTVVTLLLFRIVPSSMIYLLPFDTILLLLLFITRPRFSIFLTMIMLAYILPMTDYDLKYFTVEVITILATGFLSKNMGTRSSIIATGIQLAILKILLYLILSFFSVEESFEVALNTIKMFVSGMFSGMITIALLPYFEKTFNILTVFRLIELADLSHPLLRKLSIEAPGTFQHSMMVATLSENAVIEIGGDAIFTRVACYYHDIGKTKRPQYYVENQSNGTNLHDSISPFMSKMIILAHTREGAEMAKRYKIPKEIRDIMFEHQGTTLLAYFYNKVKKDNPEIPEEEFRYSGPKPQSKESAVILLADSIEAAVRSLDVKDPVKIEEMVRRIVNAKISDNQLSDANITFKEVETIINSFLKTFSAIYHERIKYPGQK